From one Streptomyces sp. CA-210063 genomic stretch:
- a CDS encoding ATP-dependent nuclease → MKIKRVRIENFCCLHKVDVSFEDITSFIGPTGVGKSTVLRALDWFFNGEKGVALSDDDIHSAAEGGRISVEVEFDGLTDRDRQTLGRYAPDGVASVSIWRTWQNGEDKITGKALAYGPFEEVRKNEKAMELRRAYDQLRASDTSLGLSAAGTKDKVLEAMRTWELANRDRLTEAEVEDTHFFGFAGQSRLAQLIDFVFVSADLRAYEEADDQKATALGRILDHAVDRSQVNEQLGEIEENAHLARQEVHSKVYGPVLDEVSAALSAEVAKFTTGREVVVTPTVQAPRPARTTFQVSIRDGAAHTSVHRQGHGFQRALIIAALKYLADRRRSADGMRTLCLAIEEPELFQHPPQARTFAKVLRELVATSPQGRTQVMYATHNPVFIDPKGYHQIRRLGRAAGEGHPVTQVWQATEEDLCGALDGLVDKKVIRSRTEGTLSGALAEGFFAHAVVLVEGRGDEGVITGCADRSGINLGAEGISVIEVHGKDNLMISDALFSALGVPCYVVFDGDAGMEERKRASVQHLIPQQRQDKEQEFERQARNNRTKNANLLQYLGATPNPQPADDSTGRYTVFEDTLETHLDQHWPTWEERRRELVRAGEGIDGKNAATYLETTRTVVTEPPFLLHALLENVRSLIGRR, encoded by the coding sequence GTGAAGATCAAACGCGTTCGCATCGAGAACTTCTGCTGTCTGCACAAGGTGGACGTGTCCTTCGAAGACATCACCTCCTTCATCGGGCCGACCGGGGTCGGCAAGTCCACCGTGCTGCGTGCGCTCGACTGGTTCTTCAACGGCGAGAAGGGTGTCGCCCTCAGCGACGACGATATCCACTCGGCGGCCGAGGGCGGCCGTATCTCCGTGGAGGTGGAGTTCGACGGACTCACCGATCGTGATCGCCAGACTCTCGGGCGGTACGCGCCCGACGGCGTCGCGAGCGTGAGCATCTGGCGTACCTGGCAGAACGGCGAGGACAAGATCACGGGCAAGGCGCTCGCGTACGGGCCGTTCGAGGAGGTGCGCAAGAACGAGAAGGCCATGGAACTGCGGCGCGCCTATGACCAGTTGAGGGCGAGCGACACGAGCCTGGGGCTGTCGGCCGCCGGGACCAAGGACAAGGTTCTGGAGGCGATGCGCACGTGGGAGTTGGCCAATCGCGACCGTCTCACCGAGGCCGAGGTCGAGGACACGCACTTCTTCGGCTTCGCCGGGCAGAGCAGGCTCGCCCAGCTGATCGACTTCGTGTTCGTCTCCGCTGATCTGCGGGCGTACGAGGAGGCCGACGATCAGAAGGCGACCGCGCTCGGCCGCATCCTCGACCACGCCGTGGACCGCTCACAGGTCAACGAGCAGCTCGGCGAGATCGAGGAGAACGCTCATCTGGCCCGGCAGGAAGTGCACAGCAAGGTGTACGGCCCCGTGCTGGACGAGGTGTCGGCCGCGCTCTCGGCGGAGGTCGCCAAGTTCACCACCGGGCGCGAGGTGGTTGTGACTCCCACTGTGCAGGCTCCGAGGCCCGCCCGGACAACCTTCCAGGTGAGCATCCGGGACGGGGCTGCCCATACCTCGGTGCACCGGCAAGGGCACGGCTTCCAGCGCGCCCTGATCATCGCGGCGCTGAAGTACCTCGCCGACCGAAGGCGCTCGGCCGACGGCATGCGGACGCTGTGCCTGGCCATCGAGGAGCCCGAGCTTTTCCAGCACCCGCCTCAGGCGCGGACCTTCGCGAAGGTGCTCCGCGAGCTGGTCGCCACCTCGCCGCAGGGGCGTACTCAGGTCATGTACGCCACCCACAACCCGGTCTTCATCGATCCGAAGGGGTATCACCAGATTCGGCGCCTGGGCCGCGCTGCCGGCGAGGGGCATCCCGTCACCCAAGTGTGGCAGGCCACGGAGGAGGACCTGTGCGGGGCCTTGGACGGCCTCGTCGACAAGAAGGTGATCAGGAGCAGGACCGAGGGCACGCTGAGCGGTGCGCTGGCAGAGGGCTTCTTCGCCCATGCCGTGGTGCTGGTCGAGGGGCGCGGGGACGAGGGAGTGATCACCGGTTGCGCCGACCGGTCGGGGATCAACCTGGGCGCGGAGGGCATCAGCGTCATCGAGGTCCACGGCAAGGACAACCTCATGATCTCTGACGCCCTCTTCAGCGCCCTGGGCGTGCCCTGCTACGTCGTGTTCGACGGCGACGCCGGCATGGAGGAGCGCAAGCGGGCGTCGGTGCAACACCTCATCCCGCAGCAGCGACAGGACAAGGAGCAGGAGTTCGAGCGCCAGGCACGGAACAACCGGACCAAGAACGCGAATCTTCTCCAGTACCTGGGTGCGACGCCCAATCCGCAGCCGGCCGACGACTCGACCGGCCGCTACACCGTGTTCGAGGACACCCTGGAGACCCATCTCGACCAGCACTGGCCGACCTGGGAGGAGCGCAGGCGGGAACTCGTTCGTGCGGGCGAGGGCATCGACGGGAAGAACGCGGCGACGTATCTGGAGACGACCCGCACGGTCGTTACGGAGCCACCGTTCTTGCTCCACGCCTTGCTGGAGAACGTCCGTTCGCTGATCGGGCGCCGGTAG
- a CDS encoding DUF6192 family protein, which yields MPTATIGHVTRERYEQIIATDRELVGQMQRIQFTIGDHALEIEPMQQIGGARPAPGEDLFGVDVSLQIYADDLGLSLSTVRSYRFAAHRWPAGQRRHGISHKVHYILASIPDDTERFEAIDAPPLDERARARRWTTDLAKKHVGQRPDRPETPAQKVAAIHRLADDDEVAAQIATDVLRRPQVAAKVVADDTARHMVNKAQTTQHRTEVVHDLIDDDTVAAQVASDVLRRPEVAARVVADDTARHAVNRAQTDRSRQQAEHFRRETPAGRAVKKIERTAEFLDLVGACHRFVAACGKTVPKLRDRHLSDDEQAVLAQNVARCRATLDWIETAAETGEVDVDEELARLLRGE from the coding sequence ATGCCCACCGCCACGATCGGTCATGTCACCCGCGAGCGCTACGAGCAGATCATCGCCACCGACCGGGAACTGGTCGGACAGATGCAGCGCATCCAGTTCACCATCGGGGACCACGCGCTGGAGATCGAGCCGATGCAGCAGATCGGAGGCGCCCGCCCGGCCCCCGGCGAGGACCTGTTCGGCGTCGACGTCTCGTTACAGATCTACGCCGACGACCTGGGGCTGTCACTGAGCACGGTCCGCAGCTACCGGTTCGCCGCCCACCGCTGGCCCGCCGGCCAGCGTCGGCACGGTATCTCCCACAAGGTCCACTACATCCTCGCGTCCATCCCGGACGACACCGAACGCTTCGAGGCGATCGACGCCCCTCCGCTGGACGAGCGCGCCCGGGCCCGGCGCTGGACGACGGACCTCGCCAAGAAGCACGTCGGGCAGCGCCCGGACCGTCCCGAGACGCCGGCGCAGAAAGTGGCGGCCATTCACCGCCTGGCCGACGACGACGAGGTCGCGGCGCAGATCGCCACGGACGTGCTGCGCCGTCCGCAGGTCGCGGCCAAAGTGGTCGCCGACGACACCGCCCGGCACATGGTCAACAAGGCGCAGACCACGCAGCACCGGACCGAGGTCGTCCACGACCTCATCGACGACGACACGGTGGCGGCCCAGGTCGCCTCCGATGTGCTGCGCCGTCCGGAGGTTGCGGCCAGGGTGGTCGCCGACGACACCGCCCGGCACGCGGTCAACCGGGCCCAGACCGACCGTTCCCGTCAGCAGGCCGAACACTTCCGCCGGGAGACACCCGCAGGGCGGGCGGTGAAGAAGATCGAGCGGACCGCGGAGTTCCTGGACCTCGTCGGTGCCTGCCACCGCTTCGTGGCGGCCTGCGGAAAGACCGTGCCCAAACTGCGCGACCGGCACCTGTCGGATGACGAACAGGCCGTCCTCGCGCAGAACGTCGCCCGCTGCCGGGCCACGCTGGACTGGATCGAGACTGCCGCCGAAACCGGCGAGGTCGACGTGGACGAGGAGCTCGCCCGCCTCCTGCGGGGTGAGTAG
- a CDS encoding RacP protein — MAKRSPTAERHADLIRTALFEVAPAGMTLIRLMASCELSRWQTRRGLATLRDLCAERSWPPVIYNRDLGYHFCASEDELEEWERAWLSEKLTQFRRMLTGTIGPHLALFPKSVWAGYLSDQMKAIESNLALAARPPR; from the coding sequence GTGGCCAAGCGCTCCCCGACCGCGGAGCGCCACGCCGACCTGATCCGTACCGCCCTGTTCGAAGTCGCGCCCGCCGGCATGACGCTGATCCGCCTGATGGCCTCGTGCGAGCTCAGCCGCTGGCAGACCAGGCGGGGACTGGCCACGCTGCGCGATCTATGCGCCGAACGCAGCTGGCCGCCGGTCATCTACAACCGTGACCTCGGCTATCACTTCTGCGCGAGCGAGGACGAACTGGAGGAATGGGAGCGGGCGTGGCTGAGTGAGAAACTCACCCAGTTCCGCCGGATGCTCACCGGCACCATCGGCCCGCACCTGGCCCTGTTCCCCAAGAGCGTCTGGGCCGGCTACCTCAGCGACCAGATGAAAGCGATCGAGTCGAACCTGGCGCTGGCCGCCCGGCCACCGCGCTGA
- a CDS encoding phosphorothioated DNA-binding restriction endonuclease, with translation MDWLGRIAKLRQWTRSGTRAPHKPLLLLHALGRFQQDADSELRYSAVEKDLQSLLTEYGPPNRTTPAYPFHHLVSDGVWEVRTDLGPGSPGTGVRVLRETGATGRLTPELRTALRGEPELLGQMARLLLDLHFPPSLHSELCEAAGLELEPAHTGHLVPARRQRDRRMRELVLTAYEYRCAFCGYDGRIGTVPVGLEAAHVRWWAFGGPDDVDNGLCLCSLHHKLFDKGVLGVDDGHRILVSQHFVGHSPAAREHVVALAGRPLIGPQPGIRPVAADHRAWHTSQVFHGTPRPATAA, from the coding sequence ATGGACTGGCTCGGGCGGATCGCGAAGCTCAGGCAGTGGACCAGGAGCGGAACGCGCGCCCCTCACAAGCCGCTGTTGCTCCTGCACGCCCTCGGCCGGTTCCAGCAGGACGCCGACAGCGAACTCCGCTACAGCGCGGTGGAGAAGGACCTGCAGAGTCTGTTGACCGAGTACGGCCCGCCCAACAGGACAACGCCCGCCTACCCGTTCCACCACCTCGTCAGCGACGGGGTGTGGGAAGTGCGTACCGACCTCGGGCCCGGCAGCCCCGGGACCGGGGTACGGGTTCTCCGGGAGACGGGCGCCACCGGCCGGCTCACACCGGAACTCCGAACCGCCCTGCGCGGCGAACCCGAACTGCTGGGACAGATGGCGCGGTTACTGCTCGACCTGCACTTCCCGCCCTCGCTCCACAGCGAGTTGTGCGAAGCCGCCGGCCTGGAACTGGAACCCGCGCACACCGGGCACCTCGTGCCCGCGCGCAGACAGCGGGACCGGCGCATGCGCGAACTGGTCCTCACCGCCTACGAGTACCGGTGCGCCTTCTGCGGCTACGACGGCAGGATCGGCACGGTCCCGGTCGGACTGGAAGCCGCACACGTACGCTGGTGGGCCTTCGGCGGACCGGACGACGTCGACAACGGGCTGTGCCTCTGCTCGCTGCACCACAAGCTCTTCGACAAGGGCGTCCTCGGAGTCGACGACGGCCACCGCATACTCGTCTCCCAGCACTTCGTCGGCCACAGCCCCGCCGCCCGCGAACACGTCGTCGCCCTCGCGGGCCGTCCCCTCATCGGCCCACAACCAGGCATACGCCCAGTCGCAGCCGACCACCGCGCCTGGCACACCAGCCAGGTCTTCCACGGCACTCCACGCCCCGCCACTGCGGCCTGA
- a CDS encoding PIN domain-containing protein, with protein sequence MIYLLDTSGLVRLLRDPKLQSAWYDAIDAGAIASCYVQRAEFLHSARNGREYDEIMEMFTDLYPDVSVPKNAGRWIGTVQHRMARAGEHRSASAVDLVIAATAAHHGLTVLHDDAEYRAVARHASDLTEHSVHDIA encoded by the coding sequence GTGATCTACTTGCTCGACACGTCCGGCCTGGTGCGGCTGCTCCGTGATCCCAAACTGCAATCGGCCTGGTACGACGCGATCGATGCCGGGGCCATCGCATCCTGCTACGTGCAACGCGCCGAGTTTCTTCACAGCGCCCGGAACGGTCGCGAGTACGACGAGATCATGGAGATGTTCACCGACCTCTACCCAGATGTGTCGGTGCCGAAGAACGCGGGGCGCTGGATCGGCACGGTGCAGCACCGCATGGCCCGGGCCGGGGAGCATCGCAGCGCCTCAGCGGTCGACCTCGTCATCGCTGCCACCGCGGCTCACCATGGCCTGACTGTCCTCCATGACGATGCCGAATACCGTGCCGTCGCTCGGCACGCATCCGACTTGACCGAGCACAGCGTCCACGACATCGCCTGA
- a CDS encoding type II toxin-antitoxin system VapB family antitoxin, translated as MSVTQIDIDDDALERAMALSKVRTKKEAVNLALHFYAEQQERAARISRHFERAREWGAVEDAERLHEAEKRSR; from the coding sequence ATGTCAGTGACCCAGATCGACATCGACGACGACGCCCTGGAGCGCGCCATGGCCCTGTCAAAGGTCAGGACCAAGAAAGAGGCGGTCAATCTCGCTCTGCACTTCTACGCCGAGCAGCAGGAGCGTGCGGCGCGCATCAGCCGTCACTTCGAGCGTGCGCGTGAGTGGGGTGCCGTCGAGGACGCCGAGCGTCTGCACGAGGCGGAGAAGCGCAGCCGGTGA